In Acidimicrobiia bacterium, one genomic interval encodes:
- a CDS encoding TIGR03560 family F420-dependent LLM class oxidoreductase → MRLVTPSVIVLVGPSGAGKSTWARAHFEPNEVVSSDDLRATVGIDRDDQRAGTDAFFLLDEIVRRRVARKLTTVIDSTGLDADRRAEVIGLGRAGGLPVFAVGFDTPPDTCRARNAERPRPIPKAVLSRQLSAWKRTRPLLDDEGFDAVEIVTDTSVATAHVVPPSMAEAPLAARAQREEPVAMRFGLQLSSFPSDAPLRRHVASVAEAAESAGFDSIWVMDHFRQIPQIGREWEPMPESYTTLAFMAAVTKRVKLGTLVTGVGYRNIAHLGKIVATLDVLSAGRAICGLGIGWFEREAKAYGLDFPRTPRRYDLLEDALRLLPLLWGPGSPFFEGKVVSVPEAMCYPRPIQDRIPILVGGAGERRTLPLVARHAQLCNFFGDADSVRRKSEVLAGLCEEIDRDPAEITVSHLGPVLVGADQRQVADETKRLRPRAQSPAEFAASVNAGSVEDHIGRFRGLADAGVGLAIVAPAGGATVESVEAMAPVIAAFG, encoded by the coding sequence ATGCGCCTGGTCACCCCCAGCGTGATCGTCCTCGTCGGCCCGTCGGGTGCAGGCAAGTCGACATGGGCGCGTGCTCACTTCGAGCCGAACGAAGTCGTCTCGTCGGACGACCTGCGCGCCACGGTCGGGATCGACCGCGACGACCAGAGGGCCGGAACGGACGCCTTCTTCCTCCTCGACGAGATCGTCCGCCGACGGGTCGCCCGCAAGCTCACCACCGTGATCGACTCGACGGGCCTCGACGCCGACCGCCGCGCCGAGGTGATCGGGCTGGGGCGAGCCGGCGGGCTGCCCGTGTTCGCCGTCGGGTTCGACACCCCGCCGGACACCTGTCGTGCCCGCAACGCCGAACGACCCCGGCCGATACCGAAAGCCGTGCTGTCGCGCCAGCTGAGCGCTTGGAAGCGCACCCGCCCATTGCTCGACGACGAGGGGTTCGACGCAGTCGAGATCGTCACGGACACATCCGTCGCCACCGCCCACGTCGTGCCGCCTTCGATGGCCGAGGCGCCCCTGGCGGCAAGGGCCCAGCGGGAGGAGCCGGTCGCCATGCGATTCGGGCTCCAGCTGTCGTCATTCCCTTCGGACGCCCCGTTGCGCCGGCACGTCGCCTCCGTGGCCGAGGCAGCCGAATCAGCGGGATTCGACAGCATCTGGGTGATGGACCACTTCCGGCAGATCCCGCAGATCGGGCGGGAGTGGGAGCCGATGCCCGAGAGCTACACGACGTTGGCGTTCATGGCGGCGGTCACGAAGCGCGTCAAGCTCGGAACGCTCGTGACGGGCGTCGGATACCGCAACATCGCCCATCTCGGCAAGATCGTGGCGACGCTCGACGTGCTCAGCGCAGGCCGCGCCATCTGCGGCCTCGGCATCGGCTGGTTCGAGCGGGAAGCCAAGGCCTACGGGCTCGACTTCCCCCGAACGCCGAGGAGGTACGACCTGCTGGAGGACGCTCTGCGCCTCTTGCCCTTGCTGTGGGGCCCGGGCTCGCCGTTCTTCGAGGGCAAGGTGGTCAGCGTGCCGGAAGCCATGTGCTATCCACGTCCGATCCAGGACCGGATACCCATCCTGGTGGGCGGGGCCGGCGAGAGGCGCACCTTGCCGCTCGTGGCGCGCCACGCCCAGCTGTGCAACTTCTTCGGCGACGCCGACTCGGTCAGGCGCAAGAGCGAGGTCCTCGCCGGGCTCTGCGAGGAGATCGACCGCGATCCGGCCGAGATCACGGTTTCGCACCTCGGACCGGTTCTCGTCGGCGCCGATCAGCGGCAAGTCGCCGACGAGACGAAGCGCCTGCGGCCACGGGCGCAGAGCCCCGCGGAGTTTGCGGCCTCGGTCAACGCCGGATCGGTCGAAGACCACATCGGCCGGTTCCGCGGGCTCGCCGACGCCGGCGTGGGGCTCGCCATCGTCGCTCCTGCCGGAGGAGCGACCGTCGAGTCGGTGGAGGCGATGGCGCCGGTCATCGCTGCGTTCGGCTGA
- a CDS encoding OmpA family protein has product MKKERIPVAVWWLLALFVALTLLAVVWGVPTEERDLELRAAAAAADSGITVRLEGRDAVLIGSTDAVSADRVAVLVRAIRGVRVVDDRIQRTTATPSAPGPADGRPPEVTMALRDGTIEIAGVVPSQAAADQIVAAAVERFGVTNVVNALVVAQSTSPDWLVAVPTLLTEVELAEGIIALRETGASVAGTVPSEEAKEAVGRQVVDLTGLPVDNRLDVVPLDSVVFRAVKSDDGVVTLSGALPDQEAVDRIVGRAVEIYGEDSVVSTVSVGNVASPDWLEALPGIFPATVGLDPWSVDVANNVLTLEGRGPDDGTLGSASTAFGAIGETTSLNVVTKLEIDSESVAAELTELLRGSTTFQVGSADLAPEATTLLDQAIAILLANPSTTLLVAGHTDDVGDDAANLALSEARAQVVVDYFVAGGVEASRLSAIGLGETDPIADNGTEEGRAQNRRIEFVVNEGDG; this is encoded by the coding sequence ATGAAGAAGGAGCGGATCCCTGTCGCCGTCTGGTGGCTGCTGGCGCTCTTCGTGGCGCTCACGTTGCTGGCCGTGGTGTGGGGTGTCCCCACGGAAGAGCGCGACCTCGAGCTCCGGGCGGCAGCCGCCGCCGCGGACTCCGGGATCACAGTGCGCCTCGAGGGCAGGGATGCCGTTCTCATCGGCAGCACGGATGCCGTCTCGGCGGACCGGGTGGCCGTTCTGGTTCGGGCGATCAGGGGTGTCAGGGTGGTCGACGACCGTATCCAGCGCACCACCGCGACACCGTCCGCCCCCGGACCGGCCGACGGTAGGCCACCCGAGGTGACGATGGCGCTGCGCGACGGGACGATCGAGATCGCGGGCGTCGTGCCGAGCCAGGCGGCAGCCGACCAGATCGTCGCCGCCGCTGTCGAGCGGTTCGGCGTGACCAACGTCGTGAATGCCCTCGTCGTCGCCCAGTCGACGTCACCCGACTGGCTGGTCGCGGTCCCGACCCTGCTCACCGAGGTCGAGCTCGCCGAAGGGATCATCGCCCTCAGGGAAACGGGGGCGTCGGTTGCGGGCACGGTCCCGTCGGAAGAAGCCAAAGAGGCCGTCGGTCGCCAGGTCGTCGACCTCACCGGACTTCCCGTCGACAACCGGCTCGACGTCGTCCCGCTCGACTCCGTCGTCTTCAGGGCGGTCAAGTCGGACGACGGAGTCGTCACGCTCTCGGGCGCCCTGCCGGACCAGGAGGCTGTCGATCGCATCGTCGGGCGAGCCGTCGAGATCTACGGGGAGGACAGCGTCGTCAGCACGGTGTCGGTCGGCAACGTCGCATCACCGGATTGGCTGGAGGCGCTGCCCGGGATCTTCCCGGCGACGGTCGGGCTCGATCCGTGGAGCGTCGATGTCGCCAACAACGTGCTGACCCTGGAGGGTCGCGGGCCCGACGATGGGACGCTCGGGTCGGCGTCGACAGCCTTCGGCGCCATCGGCGAGACGACGTCGCTCAACGTCGTCACCAAGCTGGAGATCGACTCGGAGTCGGTGGCTGCGGAGCTCACCGAGCTCCTGCGCGGCTCGACGACGTTCCAGGTTGGCAGCGCCGACCTGGCGCCCGAGGCGACCACGCTTCTCGATCAGGCCATCGCCATCCTCCTCGCCAACCCCTCGACGACGCTGCTCGTCGCAGGCCACACGGATGACGTCGGTGACGATGCCGCCAACCTGGCGCTGAGCGAGGCGCGCGCCCAGGTCGTCGTCGACTACTTCGTGGCGGGCGGGGTGGAGGCGAGCAGGCTCAGCGCCATCGGGCTCGGAGAGACGGATCCGATCGCCGACAATGGGACCGAAGAGGGACGAGCCCAGAATCGGCGAATCGAGTTCGTGGTGAACGAAGGAGACGGTTAG
- a CDS encoding inositol-3-phosphate synthase — protein sequence MPAELGILTPGLGAVSTTLIAGVELAKQGAPAVGSLSQLGQIDGRPVKDLVPVPALADVAFGAWDPYRDNGYEAATKAEVLSPAHLEAARAALESVVPMTAVFDREWVRNLEGTNNAKSEATKMELADAIADDIAAFQAKRKVMVWCGSTEVYRPAGEVHASLADFERGLKESHPDIAPSQIYAYAALRSGVPYVNGAPNVTVDTPALLELAHQTGTPVAGKDYKTGQTLMKTIIAPGIRDRVLGLRGWFSSNILGNRDGLVLDDPESFRSKEVSKLGVLDQLLKPDSQPELYGDITHQVRINYYPPAGDAKEGWDNIDLFGWLGYPMQIKVDFLCRDSILAAPLALDLALFMDLAARAGKSGAQEWLSFYFKSPQTEGSEPIHDLFEQRRMLDAALLEIAATL from the coding sequence ATGCCAGCCGAACTCGGCATCCTCACACCAGGCCTCGGCGCCGTGAGCACGACCCTGATCGCAGGTGTCGAGCTGGCCAAGCAAGGCGCCCCCGCCGTCGGATCGCTCTCTCAGCTCGGCCAGATCGACGGGAGACCGGTCAAGGACTTGGTACCCGTGCCGGCGCTCGCCGACGTCGCATTCGGCGCTTGGGACCCGTATCGAGACAACGGCTACGAAGCGGCGACGAAGGCTGAGGTCTTGAGCCCGGCCCACCTCGAAGCGGCTCGCGCCGCTCTCGAGTCGGTCGTGCCGATGACGGCGGTGTTCGACAGGGAGTGGGTGCGCAACCTCGAAGGCACCAACAACGCCAAGAGCGAGGCCACGAAGATGGAGCTCGCCGATGCGATCGCTGACGACATCGCCGCCTTCCAGGCGAAGCGCAAGGTGATGGTCTGGTGCGGAAGCACCGAGGTCTACCGCCCGGCCGGAGAGGTCCACGCCTCGCTCGCCGACTTCGAGCGGGGTCTCAAGGAGTCGCATCCCGACATCGCCCCCAGCCAGATCTATGCGTATGCCGCCCTGCGCAGCGGGGTGCCCTACGTGAACGGCGCACCGAATGTCACGGTCGACACCCCGGCGCTCCTCGAGCTCGCCCACCAGACCGGGACGCCTGTCGCCGGCAAGGACTACAAGACCGGCCAGACGCTCATGAAGACGATCATCGCCCCCGGCATCCGCGATCGGGTGCTCGGGCTGCGCGGCTGGTTCTCGAGCAACATCCTCGGCAACCGCGATGGCCTGGTGCTCGACGATCCGGAGAGCTTCCGCTCGAAGGAGGTGTCGAAGCTCGGCGTGCTCGATCAACTCCTCAAGCCAGACAGCCAGCCCGAGCTCTACGGCGACATCACGCACCAAGTGCGCATCAACTACTACCCGCCGGCGGGAGACGCCAAGGAGGGTTGGGACAACATCGACCTGTTCGGCTGGCTCGGTTACCCGATGCAGATCAAGGTCGACTTCTTGTGCCGCGACTCGATCCTGGCTGCGCCGCTCGCCCTCGATCTGGCGCTGTTCATGGATCTGGCTGCCAGAGCAGGCAAGAGCGGGGCACAGGAGTGGCTGAGCTTCTACTTCAAGAGCCCGCAAACCGAAGGCTCCGAGCCGATTCACGATCTCTTCGAGCAACGCCGCATGCTGGACGCCGCCTTGCTGGAGATCGCCGCAACTCTTTGA
- a CDS encoding ABC transporter ATP-binding protein — protein MSGLDARLKLSRGAFDLDVSLVVAAGETLALLGPNGSGKTSTVLALAGLAAIDEGHIELEGNILDDPGLGVFVPPDRRRIGVVFQDYALFPHLTVAANVGFAITSGNRRAPDAAERTAAWLQRLRLEDLADRKPGRLSGGESQRVALARALASEPSLLLLDEPLAALDVAIKAALRRELADHLAGFAGPRILITHDPTDAFLLADTIAIIEAGGVVQVGRADDLRRHPRSAYAADLAGVNLLAGTATRGDVVMESGPPMQIAETGVGGRVLLTIHPRAISLHVEPPSGSPRNAWQTSIVWIEPIGDRVRVQLGTPHPLTAEITEGSMTRMGLTVGSAVWVAIKATEIGVQPA, from the coding sequence GTGAGCGGGCTCGATGCGCGGCTCAAGCTCTCGAGGGGGGCGTTCGATCTCGACGTCTCTCTCGTGGTGGCCGCCGGCGAGACGCTCGCTCTGCTCGGGCCGAACGGGTCCGGGAAGACGAGCACCGTGCTGGCGCTCGCAGGCTTGGCTGCGATCGACGAGGGACACATCGAGCTCGAAGGGAACATCCTCGACGACCCCGGTCTCGGGGTGTTCGTGCCGCCGGACCGTCGCCGCATCGGTGTCGTCTTCCAGGACTACGCCCTGTTCCCACACCTGACCGTTGCCGCAAACGTGGGATTCGCCATCACCAGCGGGAACCGCCGGGCACCGGACGCGGCGGAGCGAACGGCGGCGTGGCTGCAGCGGCTCAGGCTCGAGGATCTCGCCGACCGCAAGCCCGGCCGGCTGTCCGGCGGTGAGTCGCAGCGCGTCGCACTCGCCAGGGCGCTGGCGAGCGAACCCTCGCTCCTCCTCCTCGACGAGCCATTGGCGGCGCTCGACGTCGCCATCAAGGCCGCACTGCGGCGAGAGCTCGCCGACCATCTCGCCGGGTTCGCAGGCCCCCGGATCTTGATCACCCACGATCCGACGGATGCCTTCCTGCTCGCAGACACGATCGCCATCATCGAAGCAGGAGGCGTCGTCCAGGTGGGACGGGCCGACGACCTGCGCCGTCATCCACGCTCGGCGTACGCCGCCGACTTGGCCGGGGTGAACCTGCTGGCAGGGACCGCCACACGCGGCGACGTGGTGATGGAGTCCGGACCGCCGATGCAGATCGCCGAGACGGGCGTGGGCGGGCGCGTTCTGCTGACGATCCACCCGAGGGCCATCTCGTTGCACGTCGAGCCCCCTTCCGGAAGTCCCAGGAACGCATGGCAGACGTCGATCGTGTGGATCGAGCCGATCGGAGACCGGGTCCGGGTCCAGCTCGGCACGCCTCACCCTCTCACTGCCGAGATCACTGAGGGCTCGATGACCCGCATGGGCCTCACGGTCGGGTCTGCGGTGTGGGTCGCCATCAAGGCGACCGAGATCGGAGTGCAGCCGGCCTGA
- a CDS encoding VOC family protein encodes MDAEPTGLVTTIMHDTTDLDEAVGFWTRILGMDVVHRDATYAYLSRFDEAGPRLAFQLVPESKVGKNRLHLDVKVPDRKGFEGLVVDLGGSVVHEQDVPGYPTWTVMRDPQGNEFCIYEATEMP; translated from the coding sequence GTGGATGCAGAACCGACCGGACTGGTGACAACCATCATGCACGACACGACGGACCTCGATGAGGCCGTCGGGTTCTGGACGCGCATCCTCGGCATGGATGTCGTGCACCGCGATGCGACGTACGCCTATCTGTCACGCTTCGACGAGGCCGGTCCTCGCCTGGCGTTCCAGCTGGTCCCCGAGTCGAAGGTCGGCAAGAACCGGCTCCACCTCGATGTCAAGGTCCCCGACCGCAAGGGCTTCGAGGGACTCGTCGTCGACCTCGGGGGGTCGGTCGTCCACGAGCAGGATGTTCCCGGCTATCCGACGTGGACGGTGATGCGCGACCCCCAGGGCAACGAGTTCTGCATCTACGAGGCCACGGAGATGCCATAG
- a CDS encoding 4Fe-4S dicluster domain-containing protein: MTRYGFVIDQTTCIGCHACTVACKTEHGVALGVNRTWVKYVEKGTWPDTKRFFSVMRCNHCTDAPCVDICPTTALFRRPDGIVDFDTSRCIGCKSCLQACPYDALYIDPGDQTAQKCNYCVHRVEVGLEPACVVVCPEQAIIAGDLDDPASRIAGIVATRQTSQRSVEQGTRPNLWYLGAEASNLDPLGAVDPGDGGLWRDPEPSYLGVDLSPDAAAAGPGVVYEHGGLARVVYTTDHPMPWGWRVSSYFLTKGIAAGLAIATAVALLGGAGTSSSLARHGIPAVAAVFLAATGALLVADLKRPERFVYLLTKGRWGSWLVKGAWILAGYGLLLVVWLVLGVVGSEVGVAVVAWLAAVIGLAVAGYTAFLFGQAEGRDLWQSPRLLWHMVAAAVAVGGGAGLVATLGFDAEGFEGPFALCLVAGCGAVGVVALTDLAARHPTRNAAEAAHHLMEGRYALEWWLGWMVLGAAVPIVLGIVTLAGGSAVYGAIGGAAAAAGVWCADDAFVRAGQSVPLS, translated from the coding sequence TTGACCCGGTACGGGTTTGTCATCGACCAGACGACGTGCATCGGGTGCCACGCATGCACGGTCGCCTGCAAGACGGAGCACGGCGTGGCCCTCGGGGTGAACCGGACCTGGGTGAAGTACGTCGAGAAGGGCACCTGGCCCGACACGAAGCGCTTCTTCTCGGTCATGCGGTGCAACCACTGCACGGACGCGCCGTGTGTCGACATATGTCCGACGACGGCCCTGTTCCGGCGACCCGACGGGATCGTCGACTTCGACACCTCAAGGTGCATCGGGTGCAAGAGTTGCCTGCAAGCCTGTCCGTACGACGCCCTCTACATCGACCCCGGAGACCAAACGGCTCAGAAGTGCAACTACTGCGTGCATCGAGTCGAGGTCGGGCTCGAGCCCGCATGCGTCGTCGTATGCCCTGAGCAGGCGATCATCGCAGGCGACCTCGACGACCCTGCGAGCCGCATCGCCGGCATCGTGGCGACCCGGCAGACCTCCCAGCGCTCCGTCGAGCAGGGGACGCGTCCCAACCTGTGGTACCTGGGCGCCGAGGCATCCAACCTCGATCCGCTCGGCGCCGTCGATCCGGGGGACGGAGGACTGTGGCGCGATCCGGAGCCGTCCTACCTCGGCGTCGATCTGTCCCCGGACGCCGCCGCAGCCGGGCCGGGAGTCGTCTACGAGCACGGCGGTCTCGCCCGGGTCGTGTACACGACCGATCACCCGATGCCCTGGGGCTGGCGGGTCTCTTCGTACTTCCTCACCAAGGGCATCGCCGCCGGCCTCGCCATCGCAACTGCCGTCGCCCTGCTGGGCGGGGCAGGCACGTCTTCCTCACTGGCGCGCCACGGCATCCCGGCCGTCGCGGCGGTCTTCCTCGCTGCCACGGGGGCCCTCCTCGTCGCCGATTTGAAACGGCCGGAGCGGTTCGTATACCTCCTCACCAAGGGGCGATGGGGATCGTGGCTCGTGAAGGGAGCGTGGATCCTCGCCGGATACGGGCTGCTCCTCGTCGTGTGGCTGGTTCTCGGTGTCGTCGGATCCGAGGTCGGCGTGGCCGTCGTCGCCTGGTTGGCAGCGGTGATCGGCCTGGCGGTCGCCGGGTACACCGCCTTCCTCTTCGGGCAGGCCGAGGGGCGCGACCTGTGGCAGAGTCCGAGGCTGCTGTGGCACATGGTGGCGGCCGCAGTGGCCGTCGGAGGCGGTGCCGGGCTCGTGGCGACGCTCGGATTCGACGCCGAGGGCTTCGAGGGCCCGTTCGCCCTGTGCCTCGTCGCCGGTTGCGGGGCCGTTGGCGTGGTTGCCCTCACGGACCTGGCGGCCCGGCATCCGACGAGGAACGCCGCCGAGGCGGCGCATCATCTCATGGAGGGGAGGTACGCCTTGGAGTGGTGGCTCGGCTGGATGGTGCTCGGCGCCGCCGTCCCGATCGTGCTCGGGATCGTCACGCTCGCAGGGGGGTCAGCCGTCTACGGTGCGATCGGTGGCGCCGCAGCCGCCGCCGGCGTGTGGTGCGCCGACGACGCCTTCGTGAGGGCCGGCCAGAGCGTTCCGCTGTCGTGA
- a CDS encoding molybdopterin-dependent oxidoreductase — protein sequence MSTRDDIPRLVPGTGLTSYPPPELWDDWEEYDAQAWPERKKNRFRLVPTTCFNCESACGLLAYVDKETGEVRRFEGNPAHPGSRGRNCAKGPATLNQMYDPERILHPMRRVGARGAGGWERVSWDEALDDIASRIRAAIEEGRHDEIMYHVGRPGEDGFMERTLKAWGVDGHNSHTNICSSSARVGYAMWMGSDRPSADFANARFILLLSAHLETGHYFNPHAQRIMEGKQAGAQLATIDPRLSNTAAMSDYWLSPWPGTEAAILLAIAGRLLEWDAVDHEFMRRWVDWEGALESLAPEGPRTYEAFVGLLAETYAAYTLEFAAEEAGVPASRIEAIARGIADAGPRFSSHTWRAAGSGNLGGWQVARCLFFLHVLTGSVGTPGGVSPNTWDKLSPAHWNMPPPHSRWNELLWPAEYPLAHHELSMLLPHFLAEGRGRLDVYFTRVYNPVWTNPDGFSWLEMLTDETKVGLHVALTPTWSETAWFADYVLPMGFGSERHDTHSYETHAGQWIGFRQPVLRVAAERAGRRIERTYEANPGEVWEETEFWIDLSWKIDEDGALGIRKWFESPRDPSRPVSVDEYYGWMFEHSVPGLPERAGSEGLTPLGFMRKYGAFEVSSDVYLVNERPDESGVSVDGVRRKGFGTPSGKLEWYSETMAAWGWDEEAIPTYLPSHVDRRHLDLAGNERILLPIFRLPTLIHTRSGNAKYLYEISHGHPLWVNPYDGDELGLETADLVRITTDIGYFVMRVWRTEGIRPGVVAASHHMGRWRLDEERGGERWSTALVDIERKEDGWMLRQKSGIEPWKSDDPDTERVWWRDAGVHQNLAFPVHPDPVSGMHAWHQRVRLGPAAPEDRYGDIFVDTARSRDVYREWLAMTRPGPGPGGMRRPEWLARPVRPTPDAYRV from the coding sequence GTGAGCACCCGAGACGACATCCCGCGCCTCGTCCCGGGAACGGGGCTCACCAGCTATCCGCCGCCCGAGCTGTGGGACGACTGGGAGGAGTACGACGCGCAAGCCTGGCCGGAACGCAAGAAGAACCGATTCCGGCTCGTGCCGACGACCTGTTTCAACTGCGAGTCTGCCTGCGGGCTCCTGGCCTACGTCGACAAGGAGACGGGCGAGGTTCGCCGATTCGAGGGCAATCCCGCCCACCCGGGGTCGCGGGGCCGCAACTGTGCCAAGGGCCCGGCAACCCTCAACCAGATGTACGACCCCGAGCGGATCCTGCACCCGATGCGCCGCGTCGGCGCCAGGGGAGCCGGCGGCTGGGAAAGGGTGTCGTGGGACGAGGCGCTCGACGACATCGCGTCGAGGATCCGGGCCGCCATCGAGGAGGGACGGCACGACGAGATCATGTACCACGTCGGCCGGCCGGGCGAGGACGGGTTCATGGAGCGCACTCTGAAGGCTTGGGGCGTCGACGGCCACAACTCGCACACGAACATCTGCTCCTCGAGCGCCCGGGTCGGCTACGCGATGTGGATGGGCAGCGATCGCCCGTCCGCCGATTTCGCCAACGCCCGCTTCATCCTCCTGCTGTCCGCCCACCTCGAGACCGGCCACTACTTCAACCCGCACGCCCAACGCATCATGGAGGGAAAGCAGGCGGGAGCGCAGCTCGCCACGATCGACCCGCGGCTGTCGAACACCGCTGCCATGTCCGACTACTGGCTGTCGCCGTGGCCGGGCACCGAGGCGGCGATCTTGCTGGCCATCGCCGGCCGGCTACTCGAGTGGGATGCTGTCGACCACGAGTTCATGCGGCGCTGGGTCGACTGGGAGGGAGCCCTCGAGAGCCTCGCCCCGGAGGGACCGCGCACCTACGAGGCGTTCGTCGGGCTGCTGGCGGAGACATACGCCGCCTACACCCTCGAGTTCGCAGCCGAAGAGGCGGGCGTGCCTGCCTCCCGGATCGAGGCGATCGCCCGCGGTATCGCCGACGCCGGCCCACGGTTCTCTTCGCACACCTGGAGAGCCGCCGGGTCCGGCAACCTCGGGGGCTGGCAGGTGGCTCGCTGCTTGTTCTTCCTCCACGTGCTCACGGGGTCGGTCGGCACGCCGGGGGGAGTCTCGCCAAATACGTGGGACAAGCTGAGCCCGGCCCATTGGAACATGCCCCCGCCGCACTCCAGGTGGAACGAGCTGCTGTGGCCTGCCGAGTATCCGCTCGCCCACCATGAGCTGTCGATGCTCCTCCCGCACTTCCTCGCCGAGGGGCGCGGCCGCCTCGACGTGTACTTCACGAGGGTGTACAACCCGGTCTGGACGAACCCGGACGGGTTCTCGTGGCTCGAGATGCTCACGGACGAGACCAAGGTGGGGCTCCACGTCGCGCTCACCCCCACCTGGTCGGAGACGGCATGGTTCGCCGACTACGTGCTGCCGATGGGGTTCGGATCCGAGCGCCACGACACGCACAGCTATGAGACGCACGCCGGCCAATGGATCGGGTTCCGCCAGCCGGTCTTGCGAGTCGCCGCTGAGCGAGCAGGGAGGCGCATCGAGCGCACCTACGAAGCGAACCCTGGAGAGGTATGGGAGGAGACCGAATTCTGGATCGACCTCTCCTGGAAGATCGACGAGGACGGCGCCCTCGGCATCCGCAAGTGGTTCGAGTCGCCGCGCGATCCGAGCCGACCCGTCTCCGTGGACGAGTACTACGGCTGGATGTTCGAGCACTCCGTCCCCGGGCTCCCGGAACGCGCAGGGTCCGAAGGGCTGACGCCGCTCGGGTTCATGCGCAAGTACGGCGCCTTCGAGGTGTCATCCGACGTGTATCTGGTGAACGAACGGCCCGACGAGTCCGGGGTGAGCGTGGACGGCGTGAGGCGCAAAGGCTTCGGGACACCATCCGGGAAGCTCGAGTGGTACTCGGAAACGATGGCCGCCTGGGGGTGGGACGAGGAGGCGATCCCCACCTACCTGCCAAGCCACGTCGACCGGCGCCACCTCGACCTGGCGGGCAACGAGCGGATCCTGCTGCCCATCTTCCGGCTGCCGACGCTGATCCACACCCGATCGGGCAACGCCAAGTATCTGTACGAGATCTCGCACGGCCACCCGCTCTGGGTCAACCCATACGACGGTGACGAGCTCGGCCTCGAAACGGCCGACCTCGTCCGCATCACGACGGACATCGGCTACTTCGTCATGCGGGTGTGGCGCACGGAGGGGATCCGACCGGGCGTGGTCGCCGCATCGCACCACATGGGACGCTGGCGCCTCGACGAGGAGCGCGGCGGGGAACGGTGGTCGACGGCGCTCGTCGACATCGAGCGCAAGGAGGACGGATGGATGCTCAGGCAGAAGTCGGGGATCGAGCCGTGGAAGTCGGACGACCCGGACACGGAGCGGGTGTGGTGGCGCGACGCCGGGGTCCACCAGAACCTCGCTTTCCCGGTCCATCCAGACCCGGTCTCCGGCATGCACGCCTGGCATCAACGAGTCCGCCTCGGCCCCGCCGCTCCCGAGGACCGCTACGGCGACATCTTCGTGGACACCGCCAGGTCGCGTGACGTCTACCGGGAGTGGCTCGCCATGACCAGACCTGGTCCGGGGCCGGGAGGTATGCGCAGACCCGAGTGGCTGGCGAGACCCGTGAGGCCGACGCCCGATGCCTACCGAGTCTGA
- a CDS encoding LysR family transcriptional regulator, which translates to MFDLEAVHLRQLTYIDAVAGAGTFGEAADLLGVSQPALSQGLARLEDIVGAPLFEADGRRRRLTEVGHEVARYAASVLGQTRALAAGVRARREGLGGTLRVGMIDAAFLYLLESGIARFRDSRASVDLRISVDDSESLTRQLLGFDHDLVYVVAPVKAGEHEVVAVEDLYVYGPPLPGSLDGLEWVLYPEGSHTRGAVDAALAAAGIVPTVVGESSNPLVLRQFVHLGMGWSVLPESIAESGPTPLERRSDAIGEREICAVWRPGTTDDLRGAFREIVEDGNLLAAVRPD; encoded by the coding sequence ATGTTTGATCTCGAGGCCGTCCACCTTCGCCAGCTCACGTACATCGATGCCGTCGCCGGTGCGGGAACGTTCGGCGAGGCCGCCGACCTGCTGGGTGTATCGCAACCCGCCCTCTCGCAGGGACTGGCGCGGCTGGAGGACATCGTCGGGGCACCGCTGTTCGAGGCGGACGGCAGGCGGAGACGCCTCACCGAGGTGGGACACGAGGTCGCCCGATACGCCGCCTCCGTCCTCGGCCAGACCCGGGCGCTGGCGGCAGGCGTGCGGGCGCGTCGCGAGGGTCTGGGTGGGACGTTGCGGGTGGGCATGATCGACGCGGCGTTTCTCTACCTGCTCGAGTCCGGGATCGCCCGATTTCGCGACAGCAGGGCGTCCGTCGATCTGCGCATCTCCGTCGACGACTCGGAGAGCCTGACGCGCCAGCTCCTCGGGTTCGATCACGACCTCGTGTACGTGGTGGCGCCGGTGAAGGCAGGGGAGCACGAGGTCGTCGCCGTCGAGGACTTGTACGTCTACGGGCCGCCGCTCCCCGGTTCTTTGGATGGTCTCGAGTGGGTGCTCTACCCGGAGGGCTCCCATACGAGGGGGGCCGTCGACGCCGCCCTCGCCGCGGCGGGGATCGTGCCCACGGTCGTCGGTGAGAGCTCGAATCCACTCGTGCTCAGGCAGTTCGTCCATCTCGGCATGGGGTGGTCGGTCCTCCCCGAGTCGATCGCCGAGTCCGGGCCGACCCCGCTCGAGCGCCGCAGCGACGCCATCGGCGAGAGGGAGATCTGCGCGGTGTGGCGGCCCGGAACCACCGACGACCTGAGGGGCGCCTTTCGCGAGATCGTCGAGGACGGGAACCTCCTCGCCGCGGTGCGACCCGACTAG